From Anopheles coluzzii chromosome 3, AcolN3, whole genome shotgun sequence, the proteins below share one genomic window:
- the LOC120954664 gene encoding probable ATP-dependent DNA helicase HFM1, translating to MAQPASPKTHQSPTEQARPSKQPVETLTLNDLDPSIRDAFPKLKAFNNVQRAVANTVLQTDNSIVVNAPTGSGKTVILELAMLKLSTQAKDAPYRIVYLAPTRSLCAEKFQDWKGRFAPHGLSCIQFDGDNLVEDVAQLSHHRLILSTPEKWEVFTRHWDDQSVACVLRPIRLCLIDEIQIMNDSDRGANLELVISRMKYIDSRLRRVDAPGGEMLQSIRFIAVSACIPNVDDFARWLASEGRTVVPYTFDETNRTTRIERHVLSFPSASNPYKFELNLNYKLPAIIEQYSAHKPTLVFCTSRRSVESTAKFLANRSPIKRAGPPAGSVLAELAGNLANRTLQECVAKGVAYHHAGLLHNDRHQIEAHFRAGHLAVLCCTSTLCMGVNLPAYLVVVKSTCNHTGKEYTDNYVLQMVGRAGRAEFSEDGIAVILTTDGNASRYQRVVTETAPIESQLRRKLPELLNSEIAHGIIYDQPAVMEWIRSTFFYVRAQTNPSHYQLAGGRLLDEQIEKLCCDTIESLEANELVVRQRPNALVPSACGRLMARNQLSFPTLQLLQQGLKGRETLDEMLVLITRAHEFGEFTCRQGEKKILNTLNGPTISASFCDGGDDVTGGVRFRWPRRICTTGTKVYCLVQAVFGNLPINDHGLHQEAAKMVTVGGRIARFVIGLLTAKRDHPLEGGCFRALVSAATLLQCFQTKLWEDSPYVAKQLGQIGPRLARHLAERGKGTFAAIRHSDPREIECIVKKPPPVGNDIVNFVTGLPEFTIKLCKVEGAASGQPSFTCTVAQNNTHYDPEIAVSFCVLVGDSSNRVLLHVDNCTVESIPVMGCTWPLPVRDDSGAPIESLSAHLICHEWCGLDCSHTLWLVEQPPSVVKHRQTAITNFFPNTSLNESAIGGEKIALPSALELSRLRWNKTNAHEVSVDLPNKLPLPGAASRIPLNTSWWSESCNESVAFRTSVGNTTLISNNSTKLADTSNDISTMLDSRMLLKPLRSILKPFSTVPPMKPHAFAPLNISHSSLMGNSKQNHFQQAAKRIVTPVAIRPDELEYIFQPDRCTLNFTLCSPVDDIVDCLQRYTIFRADCCTPPDVLVDVQVEPAVRVEERKRKNFDLGKAADVFVSDEE from the coding sequence ATGGCGCAACCAGCTTcaccaaaaacacaccaaagtCCCACCGAACAGGCACGACCTTCAAAGCAACCGGTAGAAACGCTCACACTGAACGATCTCGATCCGTCGATACGGGACGCGTTTCCCAAACTAAAAGCATTCAACAATGTACAGCGCGCCGTCGCCAATACCGTCCTGCAAACAGACAATTCAATAGTGGTCAACGCTCCCACCGGCTCAGGCAAAACGGTGATCCTCGAGCTCGCAATGCTGAAACTCTCCACACAGGCAAAGGACGCCCCGTATCGTATCGTTTACCTCGCACCAACGCGTTCACTGTGTGCGGAAAAGTTTCAAGACTGGAAGGGGCGCTTCGCACCGCACGGGCTCAGCTGCATCCAGTTCGATGGGGACAATCTGGTCGAGGATGTGGCCCAGCTCAGCCACCATCGGCTCATCCTGAGCACGCCGGAAAAGTGGGAAGTGTTTACGCGCCACTGGGACGACCAGAGCGTGGCCTGCGTGCTGCGACCGATCCGGCTGTGCCTGATTGACGAGATTCAAATCATGAACGATAGCGATCGGGGCGCCAACCTGGAGCTCGTCATCTCACGCATGAAGTATATCGATTCGAGGCTGCGGAGAGTGGACGCGCCCGGTGGAGAGATGCTGCAGTCGATTCGGTTCATTGCCGTGTCCGCCTGCATTCCCAATGTGGATGATTTTGCCCGCTGGCTTGCGAGCGAGGGAAGAACTGTGGTTCCGTACACGTTCGACGAGACGAACCGCACGACCCGGATCGAACGGCACGTGCTGTCCTTCCCGAGCGCTTCGAATCCGTACAAGTTCGAGCTGAACCTCAACTACAAGCTGCCGGCAATCATCGAGCAATACTCGGCCCACAAACCGACGCTCGTCTTCTGCACTTCGCGCAGGAGCGTCGAGTCAACGGCTAAATTTCTTGCCAACCGATCACCGATAAAACGGGCCGGTCCACCGGCCGGCTCGGTACTGGCCGAGCTGGCCGGCAATTTGGCCAACCGTACGCTGCAGGAGTGTGTGGCGAAGGGTGTCGCCTACCATCATGCCGGTTTGCTGCACAACGATCGCCATCAGATCGAAGCGCACTTCCGGGCCGGCCATCTGGCGGTCCTGTGCTGTACCAGCACCCTCTGCATGGGTGTCAACCTGCCCGCCTACCTGGTCGTGGTCAAGTCCACGTGCAACCACACCGGCAAAGAGTACACCGACAACTACGTGCTGCAGATGGTTGGCCGGGCAGGGCGGGCCGAATTCAGCGAGGACGGTATCGCCGTCATACTAACCACCGATGGGAATGCGTCCCGCTACCAGCGGGTCGTCACCGAGACGGCCCCCATCGAGTCGCAGCTCCGCCGCAAGCTGCCGGAACTGCTCAACTCGGAGATAGCGCACGGCATCATCTACGACCAGCCGGCCGTGATGGAGTGGATCCGGTCGACGTTTTTCTACGTTCGCGCCCAGACGAACCCCTCGCACTATCAACTGGCCGGCGGCCGGCTCCTCGACGAGCAGATCGAGAAGCTGTGCTGCGACACGATCGAATCACTCGAAGCGAACGAACTGGTAGTGAGGCAGCGCCCGAATGCGCTCGTTCCGTCCGCTTGCGGCCGGCTGATGGCCCGCAATCAGCTCTCCTTCCCCACGCTGCAGCTGCTCCAGCAGGGCCTTAAAGGCCGGGAAACGTTGGACGAAATGCTCGTCCTGATCACGCGTGCCCACGAGTTCGGAGAGTTTACCTGCCGCCAGGGGGAGAAAAAGATCCTCAACACACTGAATGGACCCACCATTTCGGCGTCGTTCTGTGACGGAGGGGACGATGTGACCGGTGGCGTACGGTTCCGCTGGCCAAGGCGCATCTGTACGACGGGCACAAAGGTGTACTGTCTGGTGCAGGCTGTGTTCGGTAATTTACCCATCAACGATCACGGGCTGCATCAGGAGGCGGCCAAGATGGTAACCGTCGGTGGCCGCATTGCGCGGTTCGTGATCGGTCTACTAACCGCCAAAAGGGATCACCCGCTCGAGGGTGGATGCTTCCGGGCACTGGTCAGTGCGGCCACACTGCTGCAGTGCTTTCAGACGAAGCTTTGGGAGGACAGCCCGTACGTGGCGAAGCAGCTGGGCCAGATTGGCCCACGGCTTGCCCGCCACCTGGCGGAGCGGGGCAAAGGAACGTTCGCGGCCATCCGCCACTCGGACCCACGGGAAATTGAATGCATCGTAAAAAAGCCGCCACCGGTCGGCAATGATATCGTCAACTTTGTCACCGGTTTGCCGGAGTTTACGATCAAACTGTGCAAAGTGGAGGGAGCTGCTAGCGGACAGCCGAGCTTTACCTGCACCGTGgcacaaaacaacacgcaCTACGATCCGGAGATAGCGGTAAGCTTCTGTGTGCTGGTGGGCGATTCGTCCAACCGCGTGCTGCTGCACGTGGACAACTGTACGGTGGAAAGCATTCCGGTGATGGGCTGTACGTGGCCCTTGCCGGTAAGGGACGACAGCGGCGCCCCGATCGAATCGCTCTCCGCTCACCTGATCTGCCACGAGTGGTGTGGGCTGGACTGTTCCCATACGCTGTGGCTGGTGGAACAGCCACCGAGCGTGGTGAAGCACCGCCAGACGGCCATAACAAACTTCTTCCCCAACACGTCGCTGAACGAGTCAGCGATTGGCGGGGAAAAGATCGCCTTACCTTCTGCGCTGGAGCTATCGCGCTTGCGTTGGAATAAGACGAACGCGCACGAGGTGTCCGTAGACTTGCCGAACAAGCTTCCCTTACCAGGAGCAGCATCCCGGATTCCACTGAACACGAGCTGGTGGAGCGAAAGCTGCAATGAAAGTGTCGCGTTTCGGACCTCTGTCGGCAATACTACATTGATTTCAAACAATTCCACTAAACTAGCCGATACAAGCAACGACATTTCCACAATGCTCGATAGCCGCATGCTGCTAAAGCCTCTTCGTTCCATCCTGAAACCCTTTTCCACGGTACCGCCCATGAAACCGCATGCTTTCGCACCGCTAAACATATCCCACTCCTCGCTGATGGGAAACAGTAAGCAGAACCACTTCCAACAGGCAGCGAAGCGTATCGTTACACCTGTAGCGATTCGACCGGATGAGCTGGAGTACATTTTTCAACCGGACAGATGCACCCTTAACTTTACACTGTGCAGCCCGGTAGATGATATAGTCGATTGCTTGCAAAGGTACACCATTTTTCGGGCCGATTGCTGTACGCCTCCGGACGTGCTGGTAGACGTTCAGGTTGAGCCGGCTGTTAGGGTGGAGGAGCGCAAAAGGAAGAACTTTGACCTGGGGAAGGCAGCGGATGTGTTTGTCTCGGATGAAGAGTGA